CAGCAGGGCCGCGAACCGCTGGAGCAGTATATAGCAGACGTTAGCCGCTGGGTTGCTGCAGCCCTAAGCGGGGTCGTACCTGAGCAGTGGGACGTGCCCCGGGTCCTAAGAGAATCGATGGAATACTCGCTGCAAGCTGGGGGTAAGCGCCTGCGGCCGCTGCTGGTCACCGCTGCCTGCGAAGCGCTGGGCGGCAGCCGTGAAGCTGCGCTTCCTGTAGCAGCAGCGATTGAAATGGTGCACACTTATTCTCTGATTCATGATGATCTTCCGGCGATGGATAATGATGACTACCGGCGCGGCAAGCTGACGAACCATAAGGTCTTCGGGGAAGCGATGGCCATTCTGGCCGGAGATTCGCTGCTGACCCATGCATTCTACAGTGTGGTACAAGCCTCCCGTAAGTATGGGGTTCCGGCAGAGCGCGTGCTGTCCATCGTGGAGGATCTGGCCGAGATGGCAGGCCCGCGCGGTATGGTCGGCGGTCAGGTAGCCGATATGGAAGGCGAGCAGGGAATGACCGACCTGCAGCAGCTCCAGTACATTCATCTGCACAAGACTGGCGATCTGATGATCTTCTCCTTGCTTGCAGGCGGCAGAATCGCCGGTGCGGATGAGGGACAGCTGGAGGCCCTGCGCCGGTTCGGCACACAGATTGGCCTGGCCTTCCAGATTCAGGATGATATTCTGGACCTCGTCGGCGATGAGAGTAAGCTGGGCAAAAAAACCGGCAGTGATATCAAGCAGCAGAAGGTGACCTATCCGTATTTCATCGGCCTTGAAGCTTCGCGCGAAGAGGTGAAGCAGCTTACGGCTGCTGCGCATCTGGCGATTCTAAAAGGAGGGTTCCAGGACCCGTCCCGGCTGCTGG
The window above is part of the Paenibacillus sp. FSL H8-0048 genome. Proteins encoded here:
- a CDS encoding polyprenyl synthetase family protein — its product is MSHSELEPSGGAAGQQGREPLEQYIADVSRWVAAALSGVVPEQWDVPRVLRESMEYSLQAGGKRLRPLLVTAACEALGGSREAALPVAAAIEMVHTYSLIHDDLPAMDNDDYRRGKLTNHKVFGEAMAILAGDSLLTHAFYSVVQASRKYGVPAERVLSIVEDLAEMAGPRGMVGGQVADMEGEQGMTDLQQLQYIHLHKTGDLMIFSLLAGGRIAGADEGQLEALRRFGTQIGLAFQIQDDILDLVGDESKLGKKTGSDIKQQKVTYPYFIGLEASREEVKQLTAAAHLAILKGGFQDPSRLLEIADYLMSRDH